One segment of Calypte anna isolate BGI_N300 chromosome 4A, bCalAnn1_v1.p, whole genome shotgun sequence DNA contains the following:
- the PRDM8 gene encoding PR domain zinc finger protein 8 codes for MEDAGVQRGIWDGDAKTVQQCLTDIFTSVYTTCDIPENAIFGPCVLSHTSLYDSIAFIALKSTDKRTVPYIFRVDTSAANGSSEGLMWLRLVQSAREREEQNLEAYIKSGQLFYRSLRRIAKDEELLVWYGKELTDLLLLSPARAPARSNGSSHFACPECSQRFQFELPFAAHLRFRCPKRLHGPDTGSSAEAPSGKDGAGKEQEAGKYCKPGGPLHHPFSGAEGGSPAASTKPSTDFHNLARELENSRGGHGGSPGRLAPPESGPEAAAGKGKRRYPEEEERGPGAAARGRFPAERPGLPTAPKEEPVCTPQQQYRAAGSYCGLEESGRLFAPPSPETGEAKRSAFVEVKKTARGPEPDGGPGAGPEEGQEQRASPPAPGTAGGEPGLCPRGGPGGPLAARLEGGSPARGSAFTSVPQLGGGPGGGAEERKSAFSQPARSFPHIPPLVLGQKLGGLGEPCPDGAVAPARLFTAEALAVKLPGGGEAAGGGGGGGGGGGGGGAGGGGLPKQSPFLYATAFWPKSSAVAAGPLQLQLPSALTLLPPSFTSLCLPAQNWCAKCNASFRMTSDLVYHMRSHHKKEYALEPLVKRRREEKLKCPICNESFRERHHLSRHMTSHN; via the exons ATGGAGGACGCCGGCGTCCAGAGGGGAATATGGGACGGGGACGCCAAGACGGTCCAGCAGTGCTTGACTGACATTTTCACCAGCGTTTACACCACCTGCGACATTcctgaaaatgccattttcgGCCCTTGTGTCCTGAGCCACACGTCCCTGTACGACAGCATTGCCTTCATCGCCCTGAAGTCCACTGACAAGCGCACCGTCCCCTACATATTCCGG GTGGATACGTCGGCGGCCAACGGCTCGTCGGAGGGGCTGATGTGGCTTCGGCTAGTGCAGTCGGCGCGGGAGCGGGAGGAGCAGAACCTGGAGGCCTACATCAAGAGCGGACAGCTCTTCTACCGCTCCCTGCGCCGTATTGCCAAGGACGAGGAGCTGTTGGTGTGGTACGGCAAGGAGCTGACcgatctgctgctgctcagccccgCCCGGGCCCCCGCCCGCAGCAACG GCTCGTCACACTTCGCCTGCCCCGAGTGCAGCCAGCGCTTCCAGTTCGAGCTGCCCTTCGCCGCCCATCTCCGGTTCCGCTGCCCCAAGAGGCTGCACGGCCCCGACACCGGCTCCTCCGCCGAGGCCCCCAGCGGGAAGGACGGCGCCggcaaggagcaggaggccGGCAAGTACTGCAAGCCCGGCGGGCCCCTCCACCATCCCTTCTCCGGGGCCGAGGGCGGCAGCCCCGCCGCCAGCACCAAGCCCTCGACGGACTTCCATAACCTGGCGCGGGAGCTGGAGAATTCCCGCGGCGGCCACGGCGGGTCCCCGGGGCGGCTGGCTCCCCCCGAGAGCGGCCCGGAGGCGGCGGCAGGCAAAGGCAAGCGGCGGTACCCCGAGGAGGAGGAGCGGGGCCCCGGGGCTGCGGCGCGGGGCCGCTTCCCGGCGGAGAGACCAGGGTTGCCCACCGCGCCCAAGGAGGAGCCGGTGTGTACCCCGCAGCAGCAGTACCGGGCGGCCGGCTCCTACTGTGGCCTGGAGGAGAGCGGCCGCCTCTTCGCGCCGCCCAGTCCGGAGACGGGGGAGGCCAAGCGCAGCGCTTTCGTGGAGGTGAAGAAGACAGCCCGCGGCCCCGAGCCCGACGGCGGCCCCGGAGCAGGCCCGGAGGAAGGCCAGGAGCAGCGAGCCTCCCCACCTGCCCCGGGGACGGCCGGCGGGGAGCCGGGGCTGTGCCCCCGCGGCGGTCCCGGGGGTCCGTTGGCCGCCCGCTTAGAAGGGGGCAGCCCGGCGCGGGGCAGCGCCTTCACCAGCGTCCCGCAGCTGGGGGGCGGCCCGGGCGGAGGGGCAGAGGAGCGGAAAAGCGCCTTCTCCCAGCCCGCCCGCTCTTTCCCCCACATTCCGCCGCTGGTGCTGGGCCAGAAGCTGGGCGGTCTGGGCGAGCCCTGCCCCGACGGCGCCGTCGCCCCCGCCCGCCTCTTCACCGCCGAAGCTCTGGCCGTCAAGTTGCCGGGCggcggggaggcggcggggggCGGTGGTGgcgggggtgggggtggggggggcggTGGCGCCGGCGGTGGGGGGCTGCCCAAGCAGAGCCCCTTTCTCTACGCCACAGCCTTCTGGCCCAAGAGCTCGGCGGTGGCTGCGGGGCCGCTGCAGCTACAGCTGCCGTCGGCACTGACGCTGCTGCCGCCATCGTTCACCTCGCTGTGCCTACCGGCCCAGAACTGGTGTGCCAAGTGCAACGCCTCGTTTCGCATGACCTCGGACCTGGTCTACCACATGCGCTCCCACCACAAGAAGGAATACGCTCTGGAGCCCCTCGTCAAGCGGCGCCGTGAGGAGAAGCTCAAGTGCCCCATCTGTAATGAGTCCTTCCGCGAGCGCCACCACCTCTCCCGCCACATGACCTCGCACAACTAG